One genomic segment of Tursiops truncatus isolate mTurTru1 chromosome 4, mTurTru1.mat.Y, whole genome shotgun sequence includes these proteins:
- the CLCN2 gene encoding chloride channel protein 2 isoform X7: protein MAAAAGAAAAEEGMEPRALQYEQTLMYGRYTQDLGAFAKEEAARIRLGGPEPWRGPPSPRAAPELLEYGQSRCTRCRICTVHCHKFLVSRVGEDWIFLVLLGLLMALVSWAMDYAIAACLQAQQWMSRGLNTNLLLQYLAWVTYPVVLITFSAGFTQILAPQAVGSGIPEMKTILRGVVLKEYLTLKTFVAKVIGLTCALGSGMPLGKEGPFVHIASMCAALLSKFLSLFGGIYENESRNTEMLAAACAVGVGCCFAAPIGGGQSGVLFSIEVTSTFFAVRNYWRGFFAATFSAFIFRVLAVWNRDEETITALFKTRFRLDFPFDLQELPAFAVIGIASGFGGALFVYLNRKIVQVMRKQKTINRFLMKKRLLFPALVTLLISTLTFPPGFGQFMAGQLSQKETLVTLFDNRTWVRQGLMEELEPPGTSQAWNPPRANVFLTLVIFILMKFWMSALATTIPVPCGAFMPVFVIGAAFGRLVGESMAAWFPDGIHTDGSTYRIVPGGYAVVGAAALAGAVTHTVSTAVIVFELTGQIAHILPVMIAVILANAVAQSLQPSLYDSIIRIKKLPYLPELGWGRHQQYRVRVEDIMVRDVPHVALSCTFRDLRLALHRTKGRVLALVESPESMILLGSIECSQVVALLGAQLSPARRRQYMQEHRAARTSSPSDQESPPSPETSLLFQVNTEDSGFPAARGETHKPLKPALKRGPSNTMNLKESPTARMTLPSGPCVWEHREHGAGRHRPQKPLLWQSAPRACFRE, encoded by the exons atggcggcggcggcgggggcggcggcggcggaggaaGGGATGGAGCCACGGGCGCTGCAGTACGAGCAGACCCTG ATGTATGGCCGGTATACTCAGGACCTTGGGGCCTTTGCCAAAGAGGAAGCTGCTCGGATCCGTCTGGGAGGGCCCGAGCCCTGGAGGGGTCCACCTTCCCCTCGGGCTGCCCCAGAGCTTCTGGAATACGGACAGAGCCGTTGCACCCGATGCCGTA TCTGTACTGTACACTGCCATAAGTTCCTAGTGTCCAGGGTTGGTGAAGACTGGATCTTCCTGGTCCTGTTGGGGCTCCTCATGGCACTGGTCAGCTGGGCCATGGACTATGCCATCGCTGCCTGCCTGCAGG CTCAGCAGTGGATGTCCCGGGGCTTGAACACTAACCTCTTACTCCAGTATCTGGCCTGGGTCACCTACCCCGTCGTCCTCATCACTTTCTCTGCTGGATTCACACAGATCCTGGCTCCTCAGGCTGTCG GGTCCGGCATCCCCGAGATGAAGACCATCTTGCGGGGAGTGGTGCTCAAGGAATACCTCACCCTCAAGACCTTCGTAGCTAAGGTTATTGGGCTGacctgtgccctcggcagtggGATGCCCCTCGGCAAAGAG GGCCCTTTTGTGCATATCGCAAGCATGTGTGCTGCTCTCCTCAGCAAGTTCCTCTCCCTGTTTGGGGGCATCTATGAG AACGAATCCCGGAACACAGAGATGCTGGCCGCCGCCTGTGCCGTGGGAGTGGGCTGCTGCTTTGCGGCACCCATTGGAGGTGGGCAGTCAg GTGTGCTCTTCAGCATCGAGGTCACCTCTACCTTCTTCGCTGTGCGGAACTACTGGCGGGGCTTCTTTGCCGCCACCTTCAGTGCCTTCATCTTCCGGGTCTTGGCAGTCTGGAACCGTGATGAAG AGACCATTACGGCTCTCTTCAAAACCCGGTTCCGGCTTGACTTCCCCTTCGACCTCCAGGAGCTGCCGGCCTTTGCTGTCATTGG TATTGCAAGTGGCTTCGGGGGAGCGCTCTTTGTCTACCTGAACCGGAAGATTGTCCAGGTGATGAGGAAGCAGAAGACCATCAACCGTTTCCTCATGAAGAA ACGCCTGCTCTTCCCGGCTCTGGTGACCCTGCTCATCTCTACTCTGACCTTCCCCCCTGGCTTTGGACAGTTCATGGCTGGACAG CTCTCACAGAAAGAGACACTGGTCACCCTGTTTGACAACCGGACGTGGGTCCGCCAGGGCCTGATGGAGGAGCTTGAGCCACCCGGAACCTCACAGGCCTGGAACCCACCACGCGCCAACGTTTTCCTCACCCTGGTCATCTTCATTCTCATGAAG TTCTGGATGTCTGCACTGGCCACCACCATCCCAGTGCCCTGCGGGGCCTTCATGCCTGTCTTTGTTATTG GAGCAGCATTTGGGCGTCTGGTGGGCGAAAGCATGGCTGCCTGGTTCCCAGACGGGATTCACACAGACGGCAGCACTTACCGGATCGTGCCTGGAGGCTATGCAGTGGTGG GGGCGGCTGCGCTGGCAGGAGCAGTGACACACACAGTGTCCACGGCCGTGATCGTGTTCGAGCTCACAGGCCAGATCGCCCACATCCTGCCTGTTATGATCGCCGTCATCCTGGCCAACGCCGTTGCCCAGAGCCTACAGCCCTCGCTCTATGACAGCATCATCCGAATCAAGAAACTGCCCTATCTGCCCGAGCTGGGCTGGGGCCGCCACCA GCAGTACCGGGTGCGAGTGGAGGACATCATGGTGCGGGATGTTCCCCACGTGGCCCTCAGCTGCACCTTCCGGGACCTGCGGTTGGCACTGCACAGGACCAAGGGCCGCGTGCTGGCCCTAGTAGAGTCCCCTG AGTCCATGATCCTCCTGGGCTCCATCGAGTGCTCACAGGTGGTGGCATTGCTGGGGgctcagctgagcccagcccgCCGGCGGCAGTACATGCAGGAGCATCGAGCTGCCCGGACCTCTTCCCCCTCCGATCAGGAGAGTCCCCCCAGCCCTGAGacctccctcctcttccag GTGAACACAGAAGACTCGGGCTTCCCTGCAGCACGGGGGGAGACTCACAAGCCCCTGAAGCCTGCTCTCAAGAGGGGGCCCAGCAACACCATGAACCTCAAGGAGAGTCCCACAG CAAGGATGACATTGCCCTCAGGGCCTTGTGTTTGGGAACACAGGGAACATGGAGCAGGCAGGCATCGCCCTCAGAAGCCTCTTCTGTGGCAGTCCGCCCCCCGAGCCTGCTTCAGAG aGTGA
- the CLCN2 gene encoding chloride channel protein 2 isoform X6, translating into MAAAAGAAAAEEGMEPRALQYEQTLMYGRYTQDLGAFAKEEAARIRLGGPEPWRGPPSPRAAPELLEYGQSRCTRCRICTVHCHKFLVSRVGEDWIFLVLLGLLMALVSWAMDYAIAACLQAQQWMSRGLNTNLLLQYLAWVTYPVVLITFSAGFTQILAPQAVGSGIPEMKTILRGVVLKEYLTLKTFVAKVIGLTCALGSGMPLGKEGPFVHIASMCAALLSKFLSLFGGIYENESRNTEMLAAACAVGVGCCFAAPIGGGQSGVLFSIEVTSTFFAVRNYWRGFFAATFSAFIFRVLAVWNRDEETITALFKTRFRLDFPFDLQELPAFAVIGIASGFGGALFVYLNRKIVQVMRKQKTINRFLMKKRLLFPALVTLLISTLTFPPGFGQFMAGQLSQKETLVTLFDNRTWVRQGLMEELEPPGTSQAWNPPRANVFLTLVIFILMKFWMSALATTIPVPCGAFMPVFVIGAAFGRLVGESMAAWFPDGIHTDGSTYRIVPGGYAVVGAAALAGAVTHTVSTAVIVFELTGQIAHILPVMIAVILANAVAQSLQPSLYDSIIRIKKLPYLPELGWGRHQQYRVRVEDIMVRDVPHVALSCTFRDLRLALHRTKGRVLALVESPESMILLGSIECSQVVALLGAQLSPARRRQYMQEHRAARTSSPSDQESPPSPETSLLFQVNTEDSGFPAARGETHKPLKPALKRGPSNTMNLKESPTARMTLPSGPCVWEHREHGAGRHRPQKPLLWQSAPRACFRVGEVGKM; encoded by the exons atggcggcggcggcgggggcggcggcggcggaggaaGGGATGGAGCCACGGGCGCTGCAGTACGAGCAGACCCTG ATGTATGGCCGGTATACTCAGGACCTTGGGGCCTTTGCCAAAGAGGAAGCTGCTCGGATCCGTCTGGGAGGGCCCGAGCCCTGGAGGGGTCCACCTTCCCCTCGGGCTGCCCCAGAGCTTCTGGAATACGGACAGAGCCGTTGCACCCGATGCCGTA TCTGTACTGTACACTGCCATAAGTTCCTAGTGTCCAGGGTTGGTGAAGACTGGATCTTCCTGGTCCTGTTGGGGCTCCTCATGGCACTGGTCAGCTGGGCCATGGACTATGCCATCGCTGCCTGCCTGCAGG CTCAGCAGTGGATGTCCCGGGGCTTGAACACTAACCTCTTACTCCAGTATCTGGCCTGGGTCACCTACCCCGTCGTCCTCATCACTTTCTCTGCTGGATTCACACAGATCCTGGCTCCTCAGGCTGTCG GGTCCGGCATCCCCGAGATGAAGACCATCTTGCGGGGAGTGGTGCTCAAGGAATACCTCACCCTCAAGACCTTCGTAGCTAAGGTTATTGGGCTGacctgtgccctcggcagtggGATGCCCCTCGGCAAAGAG GGCCCTTTTGTGCATATCGCAAGCATGTGTGCTGCTCTCCTCAGCAAGTTCCTCTCCCTGTTTGGGGGCATCTATGAG AACGAATCCCGGAACACAGAGATGCTGGCCGCCGCCTGTGCCGTGGGAGTGGGCTGCTGCTTTGCGGCACCCATTGGAGGTGGGCAGTCAg GTGTGCTCTTCAGCATCGAGGTCACCTCTACCTTCTTCGCTGTGCGGAACTACTGGCGGGGCTTCTTTGCCGCCACCTTCAGTGCCTTCATCTTCCGGGTCTTGGCAGTCTGGAACCGTGATGAAG AGACCATTACGGCTCTCTTCAAAACCCGGTTCCGGCTTGACTTCCCCTTCGACCTCCAGGAGCTGCCGGCCTTTGCTGTCATTGG TATTGCAAGTGGCTTCGGGGGAGCGCTCTTTGTCTACCTGAACCGGAAGATTGTCCAGGTGATGAGGAAGCAGAAGACCATCAACCGTTTCCTCATGAAGAA ACGCCTGCTCTTCCCGGCTCTGGTGACCCTGCTCATCTCTACTCTGACCTTCCCCCCTGGCTTTGGACAGTTCATGGCTGGACAG CTCTCACAGAAAGAGACACTGGTCACCCTGTTTGACAACCGGACGTGGGTCCGCCAGGGCCTGATGGAGGAGCTTGAGCCACCCGGAACCTCACAGGCCTGGAACCCACCACGCGCCAACGTTTTCCTCACCCTGGTCATCTTCATTCTCATGAAG TTCTGGATGTCTGCACTGGCCACCACCATCCCAGTGCCCTGCGGGGCCTTCATGCCTGTCTTTGTTATTG GAGCAGCATTTGGGCGTCTGGTGGGCGAAAGCATGGCTGCCTGGTTCCCAGACGGGATTCACACAGACGGCAGCACTTACCGGATCGTGCCTGGAGGCTATGCAGTGGTGG GGGCGGCTGCGCTGGCAGGAGCAGTGACACACACAGTGTCCACGGCCGTGATCGTGTTCGAGCTCACAGGCCAGATCGCCCACATCCTGCCTGTTATGATCGCCGTCATCCTGGCCAACGCCGTTGCCCAGAGCCTACAGCCCTCGCTCTATGACAGCATCATCCGAATCAAGAAACTGCCCTATCTGCCCGAGCTGGGCTGGGGCCGCCACCA GCAGTACCGGGTGCGAGTGGAGGACATCATGGTGCGGGATGTTCCCCACGTGGCCCTCAGCTGCACCTTCCGGGACCTGCGGTTGGCACTGCACAGGACCAAGGGCCGCGTGCTGGCCCTAGTAGAGTCCCCTG AGTCCATGATCCTCCTGGGCTCCATCGAGTGCTCACAGGTGGTGGCATTGCTGGGGgctcagctgagcccagcccgCCGGCGGCAGTACATGCAGGAGCATCGAGCTGCCCGGACCTCTTCCCCCTCCGATCAGGAGAGTCCCCCCAGCCCTGAGacctccctcctcttccag GTGAACACAGAAGACTCGGGCTTCCCTGCAGCACGGGGGGAGACTCACAAGCCCCTGAAGCCTGCTCTCAAGAGGGGGCCCAGCAACACCATGAACCTCAAGGAGAGTCCCACAG CAAGGATGACATTGCCCTCAGGGCCTTGTGTTTGGGAACACAGGGAACATGGAGCAGGCAGGCATCGCCCTCAGAAGCCTCTTCTGTGGCAGTCCGCCCCCCGAGCCTGCTTCAGAG TTGGAGAAGTCGGAAAAATGTGA
- the CLCN2 gene encoding chloride channel protein 2 isoform X4 codes for MAAAAGAAAAEEGMEPRALQYEQTLMYGRYTQDLGAFAKEEAARIRLGGPEPWRGPPSPRAAPELLEYGQSRCTRCRTQQWMSRGLNTNLLLQYLAWVTYPVVLITFSAGFTQILAPQAVGSGIPEMKTILRGVVLKEYLTLKTFVAKVIGLTCALGSGMPLGKEGPFVHIASMCAALLSKFLSLFGGIYENESRNTEMLAAACAVGVGCCFAAPIGGGQSGVLFSIEVTSTFFAVRNYWRGFFAATFSAFIFRVLAVWNRDEETITALFKTRFRLDFPFDLQELPAFAVIGIASGFGGALFVYLNRKIVQVMRKQKTINRFLMKKRLLFPALVTLLISTLTFPPGFGQFMAGQLSQKETLVTLFDNRTWVRQGLMEELEPPGTSQAWNPPRANVFLTLVIFILMKFWMSALATTIPVPCGAFMPVFVIGAAFGRLVGESMAAWFPDGIHTDGSTYRIVPGGYAVVGAAALAGAVTHTVSTAVIVFELTGQIAHILPVMIAVILANAVAQSLQPSLYDSIIRIKKLPYLPELGWGRHQQYRVRVEDIMVRDVPHVALSCTFRDLRLALHRTKGRVLALVESPESMILLGSIECSQVVALLGAQLSPARRRQYMQEHRAARTSSPSDQESPPSPETSLLFQVNTEDSGFPAARGETHKPLKPALKRGPSNTMNLKESPTGNMEQAGIALRSLFCGSPPPEPASELEKSEKCDKRKPKRVRISLASDSDLEGEMTPEEILEWEEQQLDEPVNFSDCKIDPAPFQLVERTSLHKTHTIFSLLGVDHAYVTSIGRLIGIVTLKELRKAIEGSVTAQGVKVRPPLASFRDSATSSSDTETTEVHALWGPRSRHGLPREGSPSDSDDKCQ; via the exons atggcggcggcggcgggggcggcggcggcggaggaaGGGATGGAGCCACGGGCGCTGCAGTACGAGCAGACCCTG ATGTATGGCCGGTATACTCAGGACCTTGGGGCCTTTGCCAAAGAGGAAGCTGCTCGGATCCGTCTGGGAGGGCCCGAGCCCTGGAGGGGTCCACCTTCCCCTCGGGCTGCCCCAGAGCTTCTGGAATACGGACAGAGCCGTTGCACCCGATGCCGTA CTCAGCAGTGGATGTCCCGGGGCTTGAACACTAACCTCTTACTCCAGTATCTGGCCTGGGTCACCTACCCCGTCGTCCTCATCACTTTCTCTGCTGGATTCACACAGATCCTGGCTCCTCAGGCTGTCG GGTCCGGCATCCCCGAGATGAAGACCATCTTGCGGGGAGTGGTGCTCAAGGAATACCTCACCCTCAAGACCTTCGTAGCTAAGGTTATTGGGCTGacctgtgccctcggcagtggGATGCCCCTCGGCAAAGAG GGCCCTTTTGTGCATATCGCAAGCATGTGTGCTGCTCTCCTCAGCAAGTTCCTCTCCCTGTTTGGGGGCATCTATGAG AACGAATCCCGGAACACAGAGATGCTGGCCGCCGCCTGTGCCGTGGGAGTGGGCTGCTGCTTTGCGGCACCCATTGGAGGTGGGCAGTCAg GTGTGCTCTTCAGCATCGAGGTCACCTCTACCTTCTTCGCTGTGCGGAACTACTGGCGGGGCTTCTTTGCCGCCACCTTCAGTGCCTTCATCTTCCGGGTCTTGGCAGTCTGGAACCGTGATGAAG AGACCATTACGGCTCTCTTCAAAACCCGGTTCCGGCTTGACTTCCCCTTCGACCTCCAGGAGCTGCCGGCCTTTGCTGTCATTGG TATTGCAAGTGGCTTCGGGGGAGCGCTCTTTGTCTACCTGAACCGGAAGATTGTCCAGGTGATGAGGAAGCAGAAGACCATCAACCGTTTCCTCATGAAGAA ACGCCTGCTCTTCCCGGCTCTGGTGACCCTGCTCATCTCTACTCTGACCTTCCCCCCTGGCTTTGGACAGTTCATGGCTGGACAG CTCTCACAGAAAGAGACACTGGTCACCCTGTTTGACAACCGGACGTGGGTCCGCCAGGGCCTGATGGAGGAGCTTGAGCCACCCGGAACCTCACAGGCCTGGAACCCACCACGCGCCAACGTTTTCCTCACCCTGGTCATCTTCATTCTCATGAAG TTCTGGATGTCTGCACTGGCCACCACCATCCCAGTGCCCTGCGGGGCCTTCATGCCTGTCTTTGTTATTG GAGCAGCATTTGGGCGTCTGGTGGGCGAAAGCATGGCTGCCTGGTTCCCAGACGGGATTCACACAGACGGCAGCACTTACCGGATCGTGCCTGGAGGCTATGCAGTGGTGG GGGCGGCTGCGCTGGCAGGAGCAGTGACACACACAGTGTCCACGGCCGTGATCGTGTTCGAGCTCACAGGCCAGATCGCCCACATCCTGCCTGTTATGATCGCCGTCATCCTGGCCAACGCCGTTGCCCAGAGCCTACAGCCCTCGCTCTATGACAGCATCATCCGAATCAAGAAACTGCCCTATCTGCCCGAGCTGGGCTGGGGCCGCCACCA GCAGTACCGGGTGCGAGTGGAGGACATCATGGTGCGGGATGTTCCCCACGTGGCCCTCAGCTGCACCTTCCGGGACCTGCGGTTGGCACTGCACAGGACCAAGGGCCGCGTGCTGGCCCTAGTAGAGTCCCCTG AGTCCATGATCCTCCTGGGCTCCATCGAGTGCTCACAGGTGGTGGCATTGCTGGGGgctcagctgagcccagcccgCCGGCGGCAGTACATGCAGGAGCATCGAGCTGCCCGGACCTCTTCCCCCTCCGATCAGGAGAGTCCCCCCAGCCCTGAGacctccctcctcttccag GTGAACACAGAAGACTCGGGCTTCCCTGCAGCACGGGGGGAGACTCACAAGCCCCTGAAGCCTGCTCTCAAGAGGGGGCCCAGCAACACCATGAACCTCAAGGAGAGTCCCACAG GGAACATGGAGCAGGCAGGCATCGCCCTCAGAAGCCTCTTCTGTGGCAGTCCGCCCCCCGAGCCTGCTTCAGAG TTGGAGAAGTCGGAAAAATGTGACAAACGCAAGCCGAAGCGGGTCCGAATTTCCTTGGCG aGTGACTCGGACCTGGAAGGCGAGATGACCCCTGAGGAG ATTCTAGAGTGGGAGGAGCAGCAACTAGATGAACCTGTCAACTTCAGCGACTGCAAAATTGACCCTGCCCCCTTCCAGCTGGTGGAGCGGACCTCTTTGCACAAG ACTCACACCATCTTCTCACTGCTGGGAGTGGACCATGCTTACGTCACCAGTATTGGCAGACTCATTGGAATTGTCACCCTAAAGGAG CTCCGGAAGGCTATCGAGGGCTCTGTCACAGCACAGGGTGTGAAAGTCCGGCCGCCCCTTGCCAGCTTCCGAGACAGTGCCACCAGCAGCAGTGACACAGAGACCACTGAGGTGCATGCACTCTGGGGGCCCCGCTCCCGCCACGGCCTCCCCCGGGAGGGCAGTCCTTCTGACAGCGACGACAAGTGCCAGTGA